One window of Mediterraneibacter butyricigenes genomic DNA carries:
- the pknB gene encoding Stk1 family PASTA domain-containing Ser/Thr kinase — protein sequence MLKSGVYLGKRYEIIERIGSGGMADVYKGMDHKLNRYVAIKVLKSDYRTDGVFVSKFVSEARAAAGLMDPNVVNVYDVGQDRGLYFMVMELVEGITLKDYIEKKGRLSAKETISIAIQMAAGMEAAHSHHIIHRDIKPQNIIISKNGKVKVTDFGIARATTSANTISSNVMGSVHYTSPEQARGGVTDAKSDIYSAGITMYEMVTGHVPFDGDSTVSIAIKQLQEEIVPPSEEVDIPYSLEQIILKCTQKSPDRRYHNAQELMLDLKRSLVDPEGDFVRIDGMPMDTSATVMVTEDELARIKNSSYDDEYDDDYDDDEYDEYDDDGYDDEYEDDEYDDDYDDDGAQDEDVNPRMAKVMKILMIVVAVIIAFIAIFLIGKAAGVFKFGPGTAITDTKSEKVEVPNVVGIDEDEAIKALNKAGLGYKITARKESDKYEKGEVMQQSPAGGKKAKKNSQIELVISSGKKAEEVSVPDVTGKSESDAQKILEDAGFVVKSEATYSDDVDEGDVIFTDPVAGSKLKEGDTVTMKVSMGAEKAEVPSLTGKSESEAQSLLAQAGLEVGNVTSKYSDSVAEGCIISQGIKAGKKVSKGTSVDYVVSKGPQTKMVTVPTLTGKTGDEAAVALQNAGLNVGSVTYEYSNTVSVGYVISQSASPGSQMEEGASVSYVISNGREEPDTDDDTESQSE from the coding sequence ATGTTAAAGTCGGGAGTTTATTTAGGAAAGCGATATGAGATTATCGAGCGGATCGGATCCGGCGGGATGGCAGATGTCTATAAAGGAATGGACCATAAGCTGAACCGATACGTTGCAATTAAAGTATTAAAGAGTGATTACAGGACAGATGGAGTGTTTGTCTCCAAATTTGTCAGTGAGGCCAGAGCAGCAGCCGGACTGATGGATCCCAATGTGGTAAATGTATACGACGTGGGACAGGATCGCGGACTGTATTTTATGGTTATGGAACTGGTGGAAGGCATCACTCTGAAAGATTATATAGAAAAGAAAGGCAGACTTTCTGCCAAAGAGACCATCAGCATTGCCATCCAGATGGCGGCTGGAATGGAGGCTGCTCACAGCCATCATATTATCCACAGGGATATTAAGCCACAGAATATCATTATTTCCAAAAACGGAAAAGTAAAGGTGACGGATTTCGGAATTGCCAGGGCAACGACCTCTGCCAATACCATCAGTTCCAATGTGATGGGATCTGTACATTATACCTCTCCGGAACAGGCGAGAGGCGGCGTGACTGACGCAAAGAGTGATATTTATTCCGCCGGAATCACCATGTATGAGATGGTGACAGGGCATGTGCCGTTTGATGGGGATTCTACGGTTTCGATTGCGATCAAACAGTTGCAGGAAGAGATCGTTCCGCCGTCAGAAGAGGTGGATATTCCATATAGTTTAGAGCAGATTATTTTGAAATGTACCCAGAAGAGTCCGGATCGCAGATATCACAACGCTCAGGAGTTGATGCTGGATCTGAAACGTTCTCTGGTAGATCCGGAAGGAGATTTTGTCCGGATCGATGGGATGCCGATGGATACTTCTGCTACGGTGATGGTGACAGAAGATGAACTGGCAAGAATTAAAAACTCTTCGTATGATGACGAGTATGACGATGACTATGATGATGACGAGTACGATGAGTATGATGACGACGGCTACGACGATGAGTATGAGGACGACGAGTATGACGATGACTATGACGATGACGGAGCGCAGGATGAGGATGTAAATCCGAGAATGGCGAAAGTCATGAAGATCCTGATGATCGTTGTGGCGGTGATTATTGCATTTATTGCAATCTTCCTGATCGGAAAAGCAGCCGGTGTGTTCAAATTTGGGCCGGGAACCGCGATTACTGATACAAAATCGGAAAAAGTGGAAGTGCCGAATGTAGTAGGTATAGACGAAGATGAGGCGATTAAAGCTTTGAATAAAGCTGGTCTGGGGTATAAGATCACAGCCAGAAAAGAATCTGATAAATACGAGAAGGGCGAAGTGATGCAGCAGAGCCCGGCAGGTGGTAAGAAAGCCAAGAAGAATTCGCAGATAGAGCTGGTCATCAGCAGCGGTAAGAAGGCAGAGGAAGTCAGTGTACCGGATGTAACCGGTAAGTCTGAATCTGATGCCCAGAAGATTCTGGAAGATGCGGGATTTGTAGTGAAGTCTGAAGCAACATACAGCGACGATGTGGATGAGGGCGATGTCATTTTCACAGATCCGGTAGCGGGAAGCAAGTTAAAAGAAGGCGATACCGTGACGATGAAAGTCAGCATGGGTGCCGAGAAAGCGGAAGTCCCGAGCCTGACCGGTAAATCTGAATCTGAAGCACAGTCCTTGCTTGCACAGGCAGGACTGGAGGTGGGAAATGTAACCTCCAAGTACAGTGATTCTGTAGCTGAGGGATGTATCATTTCTCAGGGAATCAAAGCAGGCAAGAAAGTATCCAAGGGAACCAGTGTGGACTATGTAGTCAGCAAGGGCCCGCAAACGAAGATGGTTACGGTACCGACTCTGACAGGAAAGACGGGAGATGAGGCAGCAGTTGCGCTTCAGAACGCCGGTCTGAATGTGGGAAGTGTGACCTATGAATACAGCAATACCGTATCGGTTGGTTATGTAATTTCACAGTCGGCATCTCCGGGAAGCCAGATGGAAGAAGGAGCTTCCGTGAGTTATGTAATCAGTAACGGAAGGGAAGAACCGGATACAGACGACGACACAGAAAGCCAGAGTGAATAA
- a CDS encoding Stp1/IreP family PP2C-type Ser/Thr phosphatase yields MKSYSLTDVGVVRKVNQDYVYTSDKPVGHLPNLFVVADGMGGHRAGDYASKYTVEVLERELKRTDEEDVERALIQAVKVANHELIREAGTDEHLKGMGTTIVVATIINQMMYFANVGDSRLYLINQGILQLTKDHSLVEEMVRLGGIKPEEAKHHPDKNIITRAIGAKEEVEVDFYEHRLKKGDIILMCTDGLSNMVEDEELFHIVQGARDVVEAAEMLVETAKENGGTDNIGLVLIVPGLGEVSIC; encoded by the coding sequence ATGAAAAGTTATTCATTGACAGATGTTGGTGTCGTAAGAAAAGTGAATCAGGATTACGTATATACCAGTGACAAACCGGTTGGACATCTGCCGAATCTGTTTGTGGTCGCGGATGGAATGGGCGGACACCGTGCCGGAGATTATGCTTCGAAATATACGGTGGAAGTGCTGGAGAGAGAACTGAAACGCACGGACGAAGAAGACGTGGAGCGTGCGCTGATCCAGGCAGTCAAGGTCGCTAATCATGAGCTGATCCGGGAAGCCGGAACAGATGAGCATCTAAAAGGAATGGGAACCACCATCGTGGTTGCAACCATTATCAACCAGATGATGTATTTTGCAAATGTAGGGGACAGCAGACTGTATCTGATTAACCAGGGAATTCTGCAGCTGACCAAAGACCATTCTCTGGTAGAAGAGATGGTGAGACTGGGAGGAATCAAGCCGGAAGAGGCGAAACATCACCCGGATAAAAATATCATCACCAGGGCAATTGGAGCCAAAGAAGAAGTAGAAGTAGATTTTTATGAACATCGGTTAAAAAAAGGGGATATCATTTTGATGTGTACCGATGGCTTGAGCAACATGGTGGAAGACGAGGAACTCTTCCATATTGTACAGGGAGCAAGAGATGTTGTGGAAGCCGCGGAGATGCTGGTAGAGACAGCAAAGGAAAACGGCGGTACGGATAATATCGGTCTTGTACTGATCGTACCGGGTTTGGGTGAGGTGAGTATATGTTAA